From Streptomyces sp. TLI_053, a single genomic window includes:
- the rplR gene encoding 50S ribosomal protein L18 → MSVSVKIGKGNAYKSAARKRRAIRVRKRVTGTEVRPRLVVTRSNRHMVAQVIDDAKGHTLASASTLDVSIKGAEGDKTELAKKVGSLVAERAKAAGIESVVFDRAGNRYAGRIAALADAAREAGLDF, encoded by the coding sequence ATGAGTGTCTCTGTCAAGATCGGCAAGGGCAACGCCTACAAGAGCGCCGCTCGCAAGCGCCGCGCGATCCGGGTTCGCAAGCGCGTCACCGGCACCGAGGTGCGTCCGCGCCTCGTGGTGACCCGTTCGAACCGCCACATGGTCGCCCAGGTCATCGACGACGCCAAGGGTCACACCCTGGCGTCGGCGTCCACCCTCGACGTGTCCATCAAGGGCGCCGAGGGCGACAAGACCGAGCTGGCCAAGAAGGTCGGGAGCCTGGTCGCCGAGCGCGCCAAGGCTGCCGGCATCGAGTCGGTCGTCTTCGACCGCGCGGGCAACCGGTACGCCGGCCGCATCGCCGCCCTGGCGGACGCGGCCCGCGAGGCCGGGCTCGACTTCTAA
- the rplP gene encoding 50S ribosomal protein L16, with amino-acid sequence MLIPRRVKHRKQHHPKRRGASKGGTELAFGEYGIQAVTPAYVTNRQIESARIAVTRHIKRGGKVWINIYPDRPLTKKPAETRMGSGKGSPEWWIANVHPGRVMFELSYPNEKVAREALTRAAHKLPMKCRIIRREAGES; translated from the coding sequence ATGCTGATCCCCCGTCGGGTCAAGCACCGCAAGCAGCACCACCCGAAGCGCCGCGGCGCTTCGAAGGGTGGCACCGAGCTCGCGTTCGGCGAGTACGGCATCCAGGCCGTCACCCCGGCCTACGTGACGAACCGGCAGATCGAGTCCGCTCGTATCGCCGTCACCCGTCACATCAAGCGTGGCGGCAAGGTCTGGATCAACATCTACCCGGACCGTCCGCTCACCAAGAAGCCGGCCGAGACCCGCATGGGTTCCGGTAAGGGTTCGCCCGAGTGGTGGATCGCGAACGTGCACCCGGGTCGGGTCATGTTCGAGCTGTCGTACCCCAACGAGAAGGTGGCTCGTGAGGCGCTGACCCGCGCAGCTCACAAGCTCCCGATGAAGTGCCGGATCATCCGGCGCGAGGCAGGTGAGAGCTGA
- the rplX gene encoding 50S ribosomal protein L24 codes for MKIKKGDLVQVITGKDRGKQGKVIQAMPAENKVLVEGVNRVKKHTKPGPGTQGGIVTVEAPVHVSNVQLVVEKDGKKVVTRVGYRFDDEGNKIRVAKRTGEDI; via the coding sequence ATGAAGATCAAGAAGGGTGACCTGGTCCAGGTCATCACCGGCAAGGACCGCGGCAAGCAGGGCAAGGTCATCCAGGCCATGCCCGCCGAGAACAAGGTCCTGGTCGAGGGTGTCAACCGGGTCAAGAAGCACACCAAGCCGGGTCCGGGCACCCAGGGTGGCATTGTCACCGTCGAGGCCCCGGTGCACGTCTCCAACGTCCAGCTGGTCGTGGAGAAGGACGGCAAGAAGGTCGTCACCCGCGTTGGCTACCGCTTCGACGACGAGGGCAACAAGATCCGCGTTGCCAAGCGAACCGGTGAGGACATCTGA
- a CDS encoding type Z 30S ribosomal protein S14: MAKKSLIAKAERKPKFGVRAYTRCQRCGRPHSVYRKFGLCRVCLREMAHRGELPGVTKSSW; this comes from the coding sequence ATGGCGAAGAAGTCCCTCATCGCGAAGGCCGAGCGGAAGCCGAAGTTCGGCGTCCGGGCCTACACCCGGTGCCAGCGCTGCGGCCGTCCGCACTCGGTGTACCGCAAGTTCGGCCTCTGCCGTGTCTGCCTCCGTGAGATGGCGCACCGCGGCGAGCTGCCGGGCGTGACCAAGAGCTCCTGGTAG
- the rplO gene encoding 50S ribosomal protein L15, with translation MGENPIKIHNLRPAPGAKTDKIRVGRGEASKGKTAGRGTKGTKARYQVPQRFEGGQMPLHMRLPKLKGFKNPFKITFQVVNLDKLAELYPQGGEVTVEDLVAKGAVRKNSLVKVLGTGEISVALQVTVDAVSGSATEKIVAAGGTVTELV, from the coding sequence ATGGGCGAGAACCCGATCAAGATCCACAACCTGCGTCCCGCCCCGGGTGCCAAGACCGACAAGATCCGTGTGGGTCGTGGTGAGGCGTCCAAGGGTAAGACCGCTGGTCGTGGTACCAAGGGCACCAAGGCCCGCTACCAGGTTCCGCAGCGCTTCGAGGGTGGCCAGATGCCGCTCCACATGCGCCTGCCGAAGCTGAAGGGCTTCAAGAACCCGTTCAAGATCACGTTCCAGGTCGTCAACCTCGACAAGCTGGCCGAGCTCTACCCGCAGGGTGGAGAGGTCACGGTCGAGGACCTGGTCGCCAAGGGCGCGGTTCGCAAGAACTCCCTCGTCAAGGTGCTCGGCACCGGCGAGATCTCGGTCGCCCTGCAGGTGACGGTGGACGCCGTCTCCGGCTCCGCCACCGAGAAGATCGTCGCCGCTGGCGGCACCGTCACCGAGCTCGTCTGA
- the rplF gene encoding 50S ribosomal protein L6 has translation MSRIGRLPIQVPAGVDVTIDGQTVSVKGPKGSLTHVVAAPIEIGKGEDGILAVTRPNDERQSKALHGLTRTLVANMITGVTAGYRKSLEISGVGYRVLAKGSDMEFQLGYSHPILVEAPEGISFVVESATKFHVDGIDKQKVGEVAAKIRKLRKPDPYKAKGVKYAGEVIRRKVGKSGK, from the coding sequence ATGTCGCGCATTGGACGGCTGCCCATCCAGGTCCCCGCTGGCGTGGACGTCACCATCGATGGCCAGACGGTCTCGGTGAAGGGTCCGAAGGGCTCCCTCACCCACGTCGTCGCCGCGCCGATCGAGATCGGCAAGGGCGAGGACGGCATTCTGGCTGTCACCCGCCCCAACGACGAGCGTCAGTCGAAGGCCCTGCACGGCCTGACCCGCACGCTGGTGGCGAACATGATCACCGGTGTGACCGCGGGCTACCGCAAGTCGCTGGAGATCAGCGGTGTCGGCTACCGAGTTCTGGCGAAGGGCTCCGACATGGAGTTCCAGCTGGGCTACAGCCACCCGATCCTCGTCGAGGCGCCCGAGGGCATCTCCTTCGTCGTCGAGTCGGCCACCAAGTTCCACGTGGACGGCATCGACAAGCAGAAGGTCGGCGAGGTCGCCGCGAAGATCCGCAAGCTGCGCAAGCCCGACCCGTACAAGGCCAAGGGTGTCAAGTACGCGGGCGAGGTTATCCGCCGCAAGGTCGGAAAGAGTGGTAAGTAA
- the rpsS gene encoding 30S ribosomal protein S19 has product MPRSLKKGPFIDGHLLKKVDAQNEAGTQNVIKTWSRRSVIFPAMLGHTIAVHDGRKHVPVFVTESMVGHKLGEFAPTRTFRGHVKDDRKSKRR; this is encoded by the coding sequence ATGCCGCGCAGTCTCAAGAAGGGCCCCTTCATCGACGGCCACCTTCTCAAGAAGGTGGACGCGCAGAACGAGGCGGGTACCCAGAACGTCATCAAGACCTGGTCCCGTCGCTCCGTGATCTTCCCGGCCATGCTCGGCCACACGATCGCGGTTCACGATGGTCGCAAGCACGTCCCGGTGTTCGTCACCGAGTCGATGGTCGGCCACAAGCTGGGCGAGTTCGCTCCGACCCGCACCTTCCGCGGCCACGTCAAGGACGACCGCAAGTCGAAGCGTCGCTAG
- the rpsQ gene encoding 30S ribosomal protein S17, which translates to MTENTNETRGFRKTREGLVVSDKMDKTVVVAVEDRVKHALYGKVIRRTNKLKAHDEANACGIGDRVLLAETRPLSATKRWRVVEILEKAK; encoded by the coding sequence ATGACTGAGAACACCAACGAGACGCGCGGTTTCCGCAAGACCCGTGAGGGTCTCGTCGTCAGCGACAAGATGGACAAGACCGTCGTCGTCGCCGTCGAGGACCGCGTCAAGCACGCTCTGTACGGCAAGGTCATCCGCCGTACGAACAAGCTGAAGGCGCACGACGAGGCGAACGCCTGCGGCATCGGCGACCGGGTCCTCCTCGCGGAGACCCGCCCGCTGTCCGCGACGAAGCGCTGGCGCGTCGTCGAGATCCTCGAGAAGGCCAAGTAA
- the rplV gene encoding 50S ribosomal protein L22 has protein sequence MEARAQARYIRVTPMKARRVVDLIRGLPATEAQAVLRFAPQAATVPVGKVLDSAIANAAHNYNHSNVDDLVISEAYVDEGPTLKRFRPRAQGRAYRIRKRTSHITVVVSSKEGTR, from the coding sequence ATGGAAGCCAGGGCCCAGGCGCGGTACATCCGCGTCACGCCCATGAAGGCCCGCCGCGTGGTGGACCTCATCCGTGGCCTGCCGGCCACGGAGGCCCAGGCCGTCCTGCGTTTCGCTCCGCAGGCCGCCACCGTGCCGGTGGGCAAGGTGCTCGACAGCGCCATTGCCAACGCCGCGCACAACTACAACCACTCCAACGTGGACGACCTCGTCATCAGCGAGGCGTACGTTGACGAGGGTCCGACCCTGAAGCGGTTCCGTCCGCGTGCCCAGGGCCGCGCCTACCGGATCCGCAAGCGGACCAGCCACATCACCGTGGTCGTCAGCAGCAAGGAAGGGACCCGGTAA
- the secY gene encoding preprotein translocase subunit SecY, protein MLSAFARAFQTPDLRKKLLFTLGIMVLFRLGSHVPVPGVDFEAVHACIKETKNNGLFGLVNLFSGGALLQLTIFALGIMPYITASIILQLLTVVIPRLEALKKEGQAGQAKITQYTRYLTIALAVLQGTGIVATASSGALFSGCVYANQIVPDTGVFRIAVMVLTMTAGTTVIMWLGELITDRGIGNGMSLLIFTSIAAQFPTSMWAIKQSGTIGGGWVEFLSVIAIGVIVVMLVIFVEQAQRRIPVQYAKRMIGRRAFGGTSTYIPLKVNQAGVIPVIFASSLLYIPALVVQLTNSQSSWAVWITKHFVRGDHPVYMATYFLLIVFFAFFYVAISFNPEEVADNMKKYGGFIPGIRAGRPTAEYLNYVLTRITWPGSLYLGLIALIPMIALVAFGQQTNFPFGGTSVLIVVGVGLETVKQIESQLQQRNYEGFLR, encoded by the coding sequence GTGCTCAGTGCGTTCGCGCGGGCGTTCCAGACGCCCGACCTGCGCAAGAAGCTGCTGTTCACGCTGGGCATCATGGTGCTGTTCCGGCTGGGCTCGCACGTTCCCGTACCCGGGGTCGACTTCGAGGCGGTTCACGCCTGCATCAAGGAGACCAAGAACAACGGGCTCTTCGGCCTGGTGAACCTGTTCTCCGGCGGCGCTCTGCTCCAGTTGACGATCTTCGCCCTCGGCATCATGCCGTACATCACGGCGAGCATCATCCTCCAGCTCCTCACGGTCGTGATCCCACGACTCGAGGCGCTGAAGAAGGAGGGGCAGGCCGGCCAGGCGAAGATCACCCAGTACACCCGTTACCTCACCATCGCGCTGGCGGTGCTCCAGGGCACCGGGATCGTGGCGACCGCGTCCAGCGGCGCCCTCTTCTCCGGGTGCGTCTACGCCAACCAGATCGTCCCGGACACCGGGGTGTTCCGGATCGCCGTGATGGTCCTGACCATGACCGCCGGCACCACGGTGATCATGTGGCTCGGCGAGCTCATCACCGACCGGGGCATCGGCAACGGCATGTCGCTGCTGATCTTCACCTCGATCGCGGCGCAGTTCCCCACCTCGATGTGGGCGATCAAGCAGTCCGGCACCATCGGCGGCGGCTGGGTCGAGTTCCTCTCGGTCATCGCGATCGGCGTCATCGTTGTGATGCTCGTCATCTTCGTCGAGCAGGCGCAGCGCCGGATCCCGGTCCAGTACGCGAAGCGGATGATCGGCCGTCGGGCCTTCGGCGGGACGTCGACCTACATCCCGCTCAAGGTGAACCAGGCCGGTGTCATCCCGGTCATCTTCGCCTCGTCGCTGCTGTACATCCCCGCCCTGGTGGTTCAGCTGACCAACAGTCAGTCGAGCTGGGCGGTCTGGATCACCAAGCACTTCGTCCGCGGTGACCACCCGGTCTACATGGCCACGTACTTCCTGCTGATCGTCTTCTTCGCCTTCTTCTACGTCGCGATCTCCTTCAACCCCGAAGAAGTTGCCGACAACATGAAGAAGTATGGTGGGTTCATCCCGGGCATCCGGGCCGGCCGCCCGACGGCCGAGTACCTGAACTACGTGCTCACCCGCATCACGTGGCCGGGTTCGCTCTACCTGGGCCTGATCGCGTTGATCCCGATGATCGCCCTGGTCGCCTTCGGACAGCAGACCAACTTCCCGTTCGGCGGCACCAGCGTGCTCATCGTCGTCGGCGTCGGACTCGAAACTGTGAAGCAGATCGAGAGCCAGCTCCAGCAGCGCAATTACGAAGGGTTCCTCCGCTGA
- the rpsE gene encoding 30S ribosomal protein S5 — protein sequence MAGPQRRGSGAGGGTGGERRDRKRDDRGNAPAVEKTAYVERVVAINRVAKVVKGGRRFSFTALVVVGDGDGTVGVGYGKAKEVPAAIAKGVEEAKKNFFKVPRIQGTIPHPIQGEKAAGVVLLKPAAPGTGVIAGGPVRAVLECAGIHDILSKSLGSDNAINIVHATVAALKGLVRPEEIAARRGLPLEDVAPAALLRARAAGVSA from the coding sequence ATGGCTGGACCCCAGCGCCGCGGTAGCGGCGCCGGCGGCGGCACCGGTGGCGAGCGGCGCGACCGTAAGCGTGACGACCGGGGCAACGCCCCCGCCGTCGAGAAGACCGCTTACGTCGAGCGCGTCGTCGCGATCAACCGTGTCGCCAAGGTTGTCAAGGGTGGTCGTCGTTTCTCCTTCACCGCGCTGGTCGTGGTGGGCGATGGCGACGGCACCGTGGGTGTCGGTTACGGGAAGGCGAAGGAGGTTCCGGCCGCCATCGCCAAGGGTGTTGAGGAGGCCAAGAAGAACTTCTTCAAGGTCCCCCGTATCCAGGGCACCATCCCCCACCCGATCCAGGGTGAGAAGGCCGCCGGCGTTGTGCTCCTGAAGCCCGCCGCCCCCGGTACCGGTGTTATCGCCGGTGGTCCGGTGCGCGCCGTCCTGGAGTGCGCCGGCATCCACGACATCCTGTCGAAGTCGCTCGGCTCGGACAACGCGATCAACATCGTGCACGCCACCGTGGCCGCTCTGAAGGGCCTCGTGCGCCCCGAGGAGATCGCCGCCCGTCGTGGCCTGCCGCTGGAGGACGTGGCCCCCGCCGCTCTGCTGCGGGCGCGTGCTGCTGGGGTGAGCGCCTGA
- the rplN gene encoding 50S ribosomal protein L14, with translation MIQQESRLRVADNTGAKEILCIRVLGGSGRRYAGIGDVIVATVKDAIPGGSVKKGDVVKCVVVRTVKSRRRPDGSYIRFDENAAVVLKNTDGDPRGTRIFGPVGRELRDKKFMKIISLAPEVL, from the coding sequence GTGATCCAGCAGGAGTCGCGACTGCGAGTCGCCGACAACACGGGCGCGAAGGAAATCCTTTGCATCCGCGTTCTCGGTGGTTCCGGTCGCCGCTACGCCGGCATCGGGGACGTCATCGTCGCGACCGTCAAGGACGCGATCCCCGGCGGTTCGGTCAAGAAGGGTGACGTCGTCAAGTGCGTCGTCGTCCGCACCGTGAAGTCGCGCCGTCGTCCCGACGGTTCGTACATCCGGTTCGACGAGAACGCCGCTGTCGTCCTCAAGAACACCGATGGCGACCCGCGCGGTACCCGCATCTTCGGCCCGGTGGGCCGCGAGCTGCGTGACAAGAAGTTCATGAAGATCATCTCGCTTGCGCCGGAGGTGCTCTAA
- the rpsH gene encoding 30S ribosomal protein S8: MTMTDPIADMLTRLRNANSAYHDSVAMPASKIKAHVAEILQQEGYISSYKVEEPVEGEVGKKLTIELKFGPNRERSIAGIKRISKPGLRVYAKSTNLPKVLGGLGVAIISTSSGLLTDKQAAKKGVGGEVLAYVW; encoded by the coding sequence ATGACCATGACCGACCCCATCGCAGACATGCTCACGCGTCTGCGTAACGCGAACTCGGCGTACCACGACTCCGTGGCGATGCCGGCCAGCAAGATCAAGGCGCACGTCGCCGAGATCCTGCAGCAGGAGGGGTACATCTCCTCCTACAAGGTTGAGGAGCCGGTTGAGGGCGAGGTCGGCAAGAAGCTGACCATCGAGCTCAAGTTCGGCCCCAACCGTGAGCGCTCCATTGCCGGCATCAAGCGCATCAGCAAGCCGGGTCTGCGCGTTTACGCAAAGTCCACCAACCTGCCGAAGGTTCTCGGCGGCCTGGGCGTGGCGATCATCTCCACGTCCTCCGGCCTCCTGACCGACAAGCAGGCCGCCAAGAAGGGCGTAGGCGGAGAAGTTCTCGCCTACGTCTGGTAA
- the rplE gene encoding 50S ribosomal protein L5, translated as MSETTVEKVTPRLKERYNSEIKGQLQEQFSYENVMLTPGLVKVVVNMGVGEAARDSKLIEGAIRDLTAITGQKPAVTKARKSIAQFKLREGQPIGTHVTLRGDRMWEFLDRLVSLALPRIRDFRGLSPKQFDGRGNYTFGLTEQVMFHEIDQDKVDRQRGMDITVVTTAQTDDEGRALLRALGFPFKEA; from the coding sequence ATGTCTGAGACGACTGTTGAGAAGGTGACCCCCCGTCTCAAGGAGCGTTACAACTCCGAGATCAAGGGTCAGCTGCAGGAGCAGTTCTCGTACGAGAACGTCATGCTGACGCCCGGCCTGGTCAAGGTCGTCGTCAACATGGGTGTCGGCGAGGCCGCCCGTGACAGCAAGCTGATCGAGGGCGCGATCCGCGACCTCACCGCGATCACCGGCCAGAAGCCGGCCGTGACCAAGGCTCGCAAGTCCATCGCGCAGTTCAAGCTGCGCGAGGGCCAGCCGATCGGCACCCACGTCACCCTCCGCGGTGACCGCATGTGGGAGTTCCTGGACCGTCTGGTTTCGCTGGCCCTGCCGCGAATCCGTGACTTCCGCGGCCTCTCGCCGAAGCAGTTCGACGGCCGTGGCAACTACACCTTCGGTCTGACCGAGCAGGTTATGTTCCACGAGATCGACCAGGACAAGGTCGACCGTCAGCGCGGTATGGACATCACCGTCGTGACCACCGCTCAGACCGACGACGAGGGCCGGGCGCTCCTGCGTGCTCTGGGCTTCCCGTTCAAGGAGGCGTGA
- the rpmC gene encoding 50S ribosomal protein L29, translating to MSAGTKAADLRELDNEGLVAKLREAKEELFNLRFQAATGQLDNHGRLKLVRKDIARIYTLMRERELGIETVESA from the coding sequence ATGTCGGCCGGCACCAAGGCTGCTGACCTCCGCGAGCTGGACAACGAGGGTCTCGTTGCCAAGCTCCGTGAGGCCAAGGAGGAGCTGTTCAACCTCCGCTTCCAGGCGGCGACCGGGCAGCTCGACAACCACGGACGGCTCAAGCTCGTCCGTAAGGACATCGCGCGGATCTACACCCTGATGCGCGAGCGCGAGCTGGGCATCGAGACGGTGGAGAGCGCCTGA
- the rpsC gene encoding 30S ribosomal protein S3, whose translation MGQKVNPHGFRLGISTDFKSRWYADKLYKDYVKEDVAIRRMMTKGMERAGISKVEIERTRDRVRVDIHTARPGIVIGRRGTEADRIRGDLEKLTGKQVQLNILEVKNPELDAQLVAQGVAEQLSSRVSFRRAMRKSMQGTMKSGAKGIKVQCSGRLGGAEMSRSEFYREGRVPLHTLRANVDYGFFEAKTTFGRIGVKVWIYKGDVKNIAEVRAENAAARSGNRPARPEGGRPARGGERRGGERGGRGRRPAASEAPAAPVAEAPAAENTGTEA comes from the coding sequence ATGGGCCAGAAGGTTAACCCGCACGGGTTCCGCCTCGGCATCAGCACGGACTTCAAGTCCCGCTGGTACGCCGACAAGCTGTACAAGGACTACGTCAAGGAAGACGTTGCCATTCGTCGCATGATGACGAAGGGCATGGAGCGCGCCGGCATCTCCAAGGTCGAGATCGAGCGCACCCGCGACCGCGTCCGCGTCGACATCCACACCGCCCGCCCCGGCATCGTCATCGGTCGCCGTGGCACCGAGGCCGACCGCATCCGCGGCGACCTCGAGAAGCTGACCGGCAAGCAGGTCCAGCTGAACATCCTCGAGGTCAAGAACCCCGAGCTGGACGCCCAGCTCGTGGCTCAGGGCGTCGCGGAGCAGCTGTCCTCCCGCGTCTCCTTCCGTCGTGCCATGCGCAAGTCGATGCAGGGCACCATGAAGTCCGGCGCCAAGGGCATCAAGGTCCAGTGCTCCGGTCGTCTCGGCGGCGCCGAGATGAGCCGTTCGGAGTTCTACCGCGAGGGTCGTGTGCCGCTGCACACCCTTCGTGCGAACGTCGACTACGGCTTCTTCGAGGCCAAGACCACCTTCGGCCGCATCGGCGTGAAGGTCTGGATCTACAAGGGCGACGTCAAGAACATCGCCGAGGTCCGCGCTGAGAACGCCGCTGCCCGCTCGGGCAACCGCCCGGCCCGTCCCGAGGGTGGTCGTCCCGCCCGCGGTGGCGAGCGCCGTGGTGGCGAGCGTGGTGGCCGCGGCCGTCGCCCCGCCGCTTCCGAGGCCCCCGCGGCCCCGGTCGCCGAGGCTCCGGCTGCCGAGAACACCGGAACGGAGGCCTGA
- the rpmD gene encoding 50S ribosomal protein L30: MARLKITQTKSYIGSKQNHRDTLRSLGLKRMHDVVVKEDRPEIRGMAQTVRHLVTVEEVD; encoded by the coding sequence ATGGCTCGCCTCAAGATCACGCAGACCAAGTCGTACATCGGCAGCAAGCAGAATCACCGTGACACCCTGCGTTCGCTCGGTCTCAAGCGCATGCACGACGTCGTGGTGAAGGAGGACCGTCCCGAGATCCGTGGGATGGCCCAGACCGTTCGTCACCTCGTGACGGTTGAGGAGGTGGACTGA
- the rplB gene encoding 50S ribosomal protein L2: MGIRKYKPTTPGRRGSSVADFVEITRSTPEKSLVRPLHSKGGRNNAGRITVRHQGGGHKRAYRVIDFRRHDKDGVPAKVAHIEYDPNRTARIALLHYADGEKRYIIAPRGITQGDRIENGAGADIKPGNNLPLRNIPVGTTIHAVELRPGGGAKLARSAGSGIQLLAREGKMAHLRMPSGEIRLVDARCRATVGEVGNAEQSNINWGKAGRMRWKGVRPTVRGVAMNPIDHPHGGGEGKTSGGRHPVSPWGQKEGRTRRPKKASDALIVRRRKTNKKR, translated from the coding sequence ATGGGTATCCGCAAGTACAAGCCGACTACGCCGGGCCGTCGTGGCTCGAGCGTGGCCGACTTCGTCGAAATCACGCGGTCCACGCCGGAGAAGTCGCTGGTTCGCCCCCTGCACAGCAAGGGCGGCCGTAACAACGCCGGTCGGATCACCGTTCGCCACCAGGGTGGCGGGCACAAGCGCGCCTACCGCGTGATCGACTTCCGTCGTCACGACAAGGACGGCGTGCCGGCCAAGGTCGCGCACATCGAGTACGACCCCAACCGCACCGCGCGCATCGCGCTCCTGCACTACGCGGACGGCGAGAAGCGCTACATCATCGCGCCGCGCGGCATCACGCAGGGCGACCGGATCGAGAACGGCGCTGGCGCCGACATCAAGCCGGGCAACAACCTGCCGCTGCGCAACATCCCGGTCGGTACCACCATCCACGCGGTGGAGCTGCGTCCCGGTGGCGGTGCCAAGCTGGCCCGCTCCGCCGGCTCCGGCATCCAGCTGCTGGCGCGTGAGGGCAAGATGGCGCACCTGCGCATGCCCTCCGGTGAGATCCGCCTGGTGGACGCGCGCTGCCGCGCGACCGTCGGCGAGGTCGGCAACGCCGAGCAGTCGAACATCAACTGGGGCAAGGCCGGCCGTATGCGCTGGAAGGGCGTTCGCCCGACCGTGCGTGGTGTGGCCATGAACCCGATCGACCACCCGCACGGTGGTGGTGAGGGTAAGACCTCCGGTGGTCGCCACCCGGTCTCGCCGTGGGGCCAGAAGGAGGGTCGTACCCGTCGCCCGAAGAAGGCGTCGGACGCTCTCATCGTGCGCCGCCGCAAGACCAACAAGAAGCGCTAG